One window of the Manihot esculenta cultivar AM560-2 chromosome 14, M.esculenta_v8, whole genome shotgun sequence genome contains the following:
- the LOC110600142 gene encoding histidine-containing phosphotransfer protein 1: MVGIELRQEQRNCVRSMKEQGILDDHFDHVLDLRSTDNPRFVVEVISMFLNDAENCVAELNRCLNQPVVNYARVINYAHQLKGCSSSIGARQVNLTCRELRNASDAMDQDGCFEAFNKLNNAFQVLKNNLNAITQIERHIMANESRRRRRLLRP, from the exons ATGGTGGGAATTGAACTCAGGCAAGAACAGAGGAACTGTGTTAGGAGCATGAAAGAGCAG GGAATATTGGATGATCACTTTGATCATGTTCTTGATTTACGAAGTACAGACAATCCTCGCTTTGTTGTTGAAGTGATATCCATGTTCCTGAATGATGCTGAAAACTGTGTAGCAGAGTTGAACCGATGCCT GAATCAGCCTGTTGTTAACTATGCTCGAGTTATCAACTATGCTCACCAGCTTAAAGGCTGTAGCTCTAG CATTGGTGCCCGCCAGGTGAACCTTACATGTCGTGAGCTTCGAAATGCTAGTGATGCTATGGATCAAGACGG GTGCTTTGAGGCTTTCAACAAGCTGAACAATGCATTCCAGGTTCTGAAGAACAACTTAAATGCAATTACCCAG ATAGAAAGGCACATCATGGCTAATGAGAGCAGGAGACGCCGCCGCCTCCTCCGTCCATAG
- the LOC110600141 gene encoding serine/threonine-protein phosphatase 7 long form homolog translates to MFLPLIANLHRASMYSWGSACLAWLYRELCRATDPSVSQLGGALHILQIWAWERFISISPSINIRDPHNDAPLGSRWSNVRRITQVVTHVLIEIRYKFDRMGDPEMVWEPYSDELLASLPLYCTQGRDIWRAVVPLICFHVVERHQLDRVLRQFEMQQPIPHSPRQPADLHNTSLLSSDSNWITIHAHWIAIWEDRWQRLVEAAPLHGPLHYHSEYLEWYRRVSRRWISHRGAAIGTVEDGIENIHLINRQFPNPGTDLIERQTTAMFYAMEEEKRITEIPPPQPAPRAQPMPDDPEEPVDPPRRPRRRRSSRQQADPDVHTTVLANVIIPVPVSFHTHRSFGEIGQSSAGPSVPQEGGSQYTTWTHGSYMPPPHITPTQWSFQQVGIQDNPFQMQTPIGSTFDAFARHSSSINAFSARHSVDIPSSSLGTQPFSGNFV, encoded by the exons ATGTTTCTGCCTCTAATTGCTAATTTACATAGAGCAAGCATGTATAGTTGGGGTTCAGCTTGTCTTGCCTGGTTATATCGAGAACTTTGTCGGGCCACTGATCCGAGCGTGTCTCAATTAGGTGGAGCTCTACACATCCTGCAGATATGGGCATGGGAACGATTTATTTCAATATCACCATCTATAAATATACGAGACCCACATAATGATGCTCCACTGGGAAGTCG gtGGAGTAATGTACGACGTATCACTCAAGTCGTAACACATGTCTTGATAGAAATACGCTATAAATTTGACAGAATGGGTGACCCAGAG aTGGTATGGGAGCCATATTCCGATGAACTCCTTGCATCATTGCCATTATATTGCACGCAAGGACGTGACATTTGGAGAGCAGTGGTTCCCTTGATATGCTTCCACGTGGTAGAACGGCATCAACTTGATAGAGTGTTGCGCCAATTCGAGATGCAACAACCAATACCACATTCACCACGCCAGCCAGCTGATCTTCATAACACATCTCTATTATCATCCGACAGTAATTGGATTACAATTCATGCACATTGGATTGCCATTTGGGAAGATAGATGGCAAAGGTTGGTTGAAGCAGCACCATTACATGGGCCACTACATTATCATTCCGAGTACCTCGAATGGTATAGACGAGTTTCTCGTCGATGGATATCGCATCGTGGTGCAGCTATTGGCACTGtg GAGGATGGTATCGAGAATATACATTTAATTAATCGACAGTTTCCTAATCCGGGCACAGATCTTATTGAAAGACAAACAACAGCAATGTTCTATGCCATGGAAGAAGAGAAACGAATAACAGAGATACCTCCACCACAGCCAGCACCTCGAGCGCAACCTATGCCAGATGACCCTGAAGAGCCTGTTGACCCGCCGAGGAGGCCTAGGCGTAGACGTAGCTCTCGCCAACAAGCTGATCCCGATGTACATACTACTGTCCTGGCAAATGTCATCATTCCGGTACCCGTTTCATTCCACACTCATCGATCATTTGGTGAGATTGGACAGTCTTCAGCAGGACCTAGTGTTCCACAAGAAGGTGGATCACAATATACTACGTGGACACATGGTAGTTATATGCCACCACCTCATATAACCCCAACACAGTGGTCCTTCCAGCAGGTTGGTATTCAAGATAATCCATTTCAGATGCAGACCCCGATAGGTAGTACCTTTGATGCTTTTGCACGACATAGTAGCTCCATTAATGCATTTTCGGCTAGACATTCTGTGGATATTCCTTCATCTAGCCTAGGCACACAACCATTCTCTGGCAATTTTGTATAG